The genomic interval cccttcctggggcagtggatgGACAAttgtatgatgtcaaatgaaagacagaaggacagaagatcccaggttctgcatggggtgcaaggacactgtgaggttcatgtcccatgactgccctgtgtctcatcacaggatgtgAGATGTAAGAAAGGCCAAATCTGATCATgtagtcaatcccaatgaaactctgaacttctgatctctcagttccagtgccctcctttgcacaccctcccatagtttgatgttctttgcatactgtggtgcccagaagtacacccagtgctccaggtgaggctgcagcaatgcagagcagacaggagcTATCCTTTCTGTTACCCACCTAGCAATAACttgtttcctgtgctctgtgggACCGCTGGCCTTACTGGCTGCCTGGACACACTGCTAACAcgttcaatttgatgctgaccaggacccccaatcATTTTCAGTCAGACCTCTCTCCAGTGTCTCATAcccagtcagtgtgtatgtccagggttgcccctacccaggtgcacaatcaggctcctgttatactttatgcacttggtgcatagtaccaactggtacccacttctctgacttgttcACATGTCTCAGCAAGACCTCTCCAacctcagtggaggcaacaaCACCTCCAACctgcaaacttgctcagaacatcttctagtcctgcatgcaggttatccacaaatacatgaaagagTTGCTCTCACGTCTGTGAagataaactcacttcctcttaaacccttttccctctgtaaactattccactatttgtaccctcatttacacttcctgCAGAGGGCCACAAATGTTGGTGAAGGGCGTGGATCATCTCCCCTATggagaaaggctaagtgagctgggtctgtttagccttgaaaaaagaaggctgagaggggacctgatataggtctataaatatctgtggTGTGGGGAACAAAGTCGTGAGTCCAGACTCATATCAGTaatgtgtggagacaggaaaagggaaatggccaggaactggagcataggaaattCTGCAAAATTGTGTGCAAGAATTTCATTATGgtaagggtgacggagcactggaacaggctgaccaattgggttgtagagtctccttctatgcAGATATTCATGTCCCGCCTGACCGCCTACCTGTGCACGTAgctggtgttccccaggggtcattGTTGGgacctgtcctcttcaacatctttattgatgacctggatgagggcattgagtgcaccctcagtaagttcgcagatgacaccaattTGACTGAGAGTGTGGATCTGCTTGTGGGTAGCAAGGCCCTCCAGGGGGATCTGGACAcgctggagagctgggctgaagccagtggaatgaggttcaacaagaccaaatgtcacatcctgcactttgggaccTGGAATGTACAGCCCAGGGGTGTGGTAtagtcaccgaccctggaggtgttcaaggaatgactggatgttgtgttgagggacatggattagtgggagctattggtgatagtagaacagttggactggataatcttttaggtcttttccaaccttggtgattctatgattctatgatatcctgAACTTGTCTGAgtgccctttttgtttcagcaaacactctctgggaggactcaccacagGTCTGGAATTAGTCACTGACCGCTAGAAATCTGGTGTAtaattcatcagatttcaaagcacagtcatgatgctgttgtcttgcAGGAGCTGTTGACCATGAAGACGCAGGGACAACCCAGGGgagacgagtgggaaggataaagatgacatcctctgctgttgagctgggctgggctcctgggacacagggagctcataaaagTAGGTGGTGCTGTAGAGGTAaaactgtgcccaggagcagctctggtgcacagcacagcctgcaggtgacagaaggagaggagagaaaggggagagagatTGCAGGATGTGTACACAGTGAGCAGGCTTTGAGCTCAttgcaggagcactgctgaCAGATCACGACACGGTAAGCCTCACTGCAGAcatgagctgcttttcatagaggggACATTTTGTACTGGGATATTTTGtagcagatcaggctgcaggcactgcatgtttctttactgtggaaaaagccttctgctccagctgagggcttccgtggtgcagcatcagagcacagccctgagggctgcgtgtcccagcacagctgcaggctgtgcagccgaggatgcaggcgggtgcccagggctgtcctgcagagcaggtccctgctgtgcagggGGAGACATGTGGGGGGAAGGAGATCCCCGGCAGggtttctgctgccacagctgctggctggggcAGAGGGATCACAGCTCAACTGCACAACAAAATGTTTGTAAGCGTGCTTTgccagaggagagccaaggcacggattttccatttcctgttctgagggaaggGATGAGGATTCAGGGCAGAAATCTAATAGGGGCTGTCAACTTTgtacacagctctgagactctccagtTTTAGGAGCTCCCCATGCATTGGTGATTTTGTGGACAGTCACacaggttgtgctttcagcctctccttcctaaaaggaTACAGTCAGTTTCAGTGatagttgttttctgcagacataatTAGTTCACTTCTCcagcaaacaggctgatttctatGAGATGATTTGAAGTGGAAagatgctggggctggggtcttgaagagcagctgcaggaaagagGAAACTATCCAGGTGGCTGTAATAtaattaggaaatgagaagaaagtaagagctcCCTAATATTCTACTCTTTAGGGGATGGtgaaattcatgaaaataacttcaagttCTGGAGTAAagtgaacattttccaaaggaaaaggaaaattattatagtatagcaggaggagtgtATCTGAGAATGATCTGAACTTGTCGTTATCTTCTGCACtgtgagcaggactccaagcccagcaacagcagatgcccaacagcagctccatcagcgagttcctcctgctgccgttggcagacacgcggcagctgcagctcctgcacttctggctcttgctgggcatctacctggctgccctcctgggcaacggcctcatcagcacagccgtagcctgcgaccgccgcctgcacacccccatgtacttcttcctgctcaacctggccctcctcgacctgggctgcatctccaccactctccccaaagccatggccaacgccctctgggacaccagggccatctcctacgcaggatgtgctgcacagctcttttgctttgtcttcttcctctcagcagagtgttcccttctcaccatcatgtcctatgaccgctacgttgccatctgcaagcccctgcactacgggaccttgatggacagcagagcttgtgccaccatggcagcagctgcctggggcgctggggttctctattccctgctgcacactgccagtacgttttcactgcctctctgccaaggcaatgttgtcaaccagtttttctgtgaaatcccacagatcctcaagctctcctgctcagaatcaaatctcagggaagttgtgcttatcatttttagtatcagtttagtctttgggtgctttgttttcatagtggtatcctatgtgcagatcttcgttgctgtgctgaggatgccctctgagcagggacagcacaaagccttctccacgtgcctccctcacctggccgtggtctctctatttctcagcactgccttttttgcccacctgaagcccccctccatttcctccccactcctggatctgacagtggctcttctgtatgcagtggttcctccaacactgaaccctattatctatAGCATGAGGAACCGGGAGATCATGCACAGTCTCAGGAAGCTGTTGCAATATGCACTGTTCCAGCTTCCATAAATTACATATCTTCCTACCACAATTCTCAGTGAaggttctttatgttttatgcatctttgattgtttgattgtgtgtgatataaaaacctgcaaaaaaatgttactgaacctataaataaaaatttattacaattctttcctacctaatttccattttctgactCCAAGCGCTCATGAAAACTTGGAACCAGACTCCCTGGAAAAGTTGAAGGATTCCTAATAAGCTTTCAAAATGGACTTTTCCTTAGCTCCTCTCTCTTCTTaccttgtctgggtctgggAGAGGTAcagccactgacagcagcacaacgtgctccTTTCATTCTTGCTCACTTtccactgccacagtgctctcacatcctctcatttgtgctggACACaaatttgtgtgttttgtgtgtctcacaaccgtcctgttttctctacagcagcactctggggctgcagtcagtagccggcaatatgaacgactgtgtcagagctggtctccttgctggcactgccataacaagagggcctcttcagagcaggaccagagaactggaggcctcttccagagctggtgtaaggaatgtacctcaggagctgcttccTGAGAAGACTTtgagatcttctggtgctcttcactgagtgacagGGACAGTTTCAAGAGTCTAAATgagatctgtaagggactcaggACAGTGCTGCGCTTTAGAATTTGTGGGTTGAAGTAAAGCTAATTTGTGAGACAGAGAATAAATAATGCGTAATCATTATGACAAGTacatgtatatttgtatttacacacacatacatgttatatatatggtatattttcacatatagaCAATATATGCTGttgcaaacatatatgcatagatactaaTATGTACGCATATAAGTTTGCAACTCCAGGACCTGTggcaggggttttaacagccacagggttcactgtaggagctgtaGCAGCCGCTGGGCTGTTGCAGGGGCGCATCTCATTGCCATATCGGGAATCACCACAGAACCTGTGACAGAAACTGGGGCAGCCACTAGGTGGATTCGAAGGGTTGGAGCGACCACATGGCTGTACCTGCTGGCACAGCGCACCTCCTCtgggaggaatttgtttcatttgcttatAGCTGtacttggaacagctacagaacctgtagcaggagtgactgcagagctcattatgaGGGGTGGAGTAACATTGAGAACTTTCCAGAACTTGGAGCAACCGCAGGACGTGTAGCAAaaccttggagctgctgcagggtttgtgccaggagttcagaggctgcagcactgtcagcagatccagttctcttccccttgaggatgctgaagagtgttGAATACAGCTCAGTAGGTGtgggccaggccctggcacGCTGCCGTTGTTTGTGCCTCTATGGATTACCATGGccacagcagaccttccccccatattctaccagtttctcaggatcctgcagttgctcagagatgaagttccaaagcccTGGGGGTGCCCACCGCTCCTGGAAGCTGCCCAGACCATCCTACACCCCCTGCCATGCAGAGCTGTCTCACCTTGGGGCAGATCTCTCAGTGAAATtctcaaataattatttaatctgAGACATAACCTGGAACACATTAATGACACATAGCAATGGGAGCATGCTGGCTTGAGCATCCCACggatagtcaaaatcctcaggtACTGTTGTAACTACCTTTGTAGTACCAATGACACTCTGGTGTTCAAAAAGGGCAAGGAGGAAGATCCGGATAGTTACATGTCAGTCACACCACCATCCAGTACCCTGTATGCAGTCAGAGTGTGTGTCCAGGGTTGCCCTTACCCAGTTGCAtaatcaggcacttgttcttgttatacTTTATGAACTTAGTGcttagtaccaactggtacccacttctctgacttgtccacatctctctgcaagtcctctccaaCCTAAGTGGaagcaacagcacctcctcatctggtctcatcagcaaacttgctcagaacatcttctagtcctgcatgtAAatcattgtcatggttttgtacttttgtaattttgctaccagtattccacatcataacatcatgtaaagtatgGATGATTTTACCAAGTGTGCtactcacagaagaagactacatatcccagagaacaCCACGGTCAAGGATGAGTCACGAGgcaaggacactatataatctcacttcggggctggacttgctctcttgaatcctgccagccagggggggaGTATGTGGGAGaattccagccatttcgcctagagttacagtagacCTCTCAGTtttcaggactcactctctctcctattttacttgatttgttagccttaatttgtattatattgtattatattgtgttatcctgtattccgacatagtatttagtaaataagtgtgcctccttagatcgttgtcactgttttcttttctttttccctttccttttgggCCAGCGGCCCTGTGGGCCGGCTGTCCCCCTGTCATGGGCGCAGGTGGATTTTCACTTAACCCATTACagtcatccacaaaaacacGAAAGAGAAGGGGCCCTAAAAATGTGCGCTGGAGAAACCTGACAGTGACCATCTAACAGCCCGATGAAAACCCTTGACTATAATCTTTTGGGCCTGACCTGATGGCCAAATGCTCAGCCACcacgttctgtttctgtctagccGTATGCAGAATACTCTGTCCAGAAGGGTGCTGTGAAAAATAGTTTCAAAAGCTGTACTGCAATCCTCCAGGATAACATCACTGGCTTCCCTTGGTGAGCTAAATGAATAGCGGTGTCATAAAAGGACCtgaagttaaacaggaccttcccctTGGGGACCTctgttggctgtgaccaatgacagaattgtccttcagctgtttttccataactcccaccatcattatctccataattttaccaggcactggagtgagactgacaggtccataattgcccatgTCAACTTTCTTGCTCctccttacaatgagacaacataTGCCAGCTTACTGTCAACTGGCATGACCCTAGGCTAATTTAGATAccattgaaatgagagccccGAGCATactaaggtgtcatcagtgcaAGAATGtagatgtgccatagctttgcaatgccgTGAACTCtggagtatgccacagatggagcagagaggaagatctgcctcttctgttgtgacctcaTCCATTTGGTGAGTAGAATAGCACCACATGCTACATGGGGAcagtgtctctgctctgctctgcttgcagggGAACGGTGAGGagggttgctctcatgtcagtgcagacaAACCCACTTTCTCTTAAACTCTTTCTCCTCTGTACACTTTTCCACTACTTGTatcctcatttacacttccacataccattaacaattacactttttttACCATCAAaaagtttgtcaaacaatacagttcttcGGTTCCCATAAACACCCTTAATACCGTATAACTTTCCCTTAACAATCCCTATCGTTCAGTTATaaacactttgctacagaagcagcactgattGACCCACCTCCCTCACACAGTTCCTCACAAGCAGTACATAGattacataaatgggttgacactcaaTTGTCGGGTGGAACGTACGCagctcctctggaccctcttcCTAATCTATAGAGTACAAACTCCCGTCTTCTTACATACAAGCAGAAAGTACATACGAGTGGACAGACAACACAGAGTCTTTCACTTCGTCCATCTCTGGCCATTTCCCTCGCAGGAGGGAGGAAACTCAGATCGGGACTCGGCACTTGTCCCACAGCTATGCTGTgtctcactcacaccacagTCACTCTGACACTTAGATCAAAATCCATGGCTTATTCATAGTACACAATGCTGACAATGTCTTCTAGCTGGAATCTTAATAACGCTCGTACCCTGGTTGACCAGTTGCAACCTTTAAGATTTTTCCCAGAGACAGATTGACTCACGGTTCCAAACACTTACAGCAGATGATAATACTGGCCACACAATCTACAAGCCTCATCATTACAGCAAGGAGAACCCAGGTTACCATTTGACAGGATATCCACTATATCCCATACCCATAGGAGAGCCCAGCCTAGGTCCGTCCTATTGCCAGCCTACTGGGGGAGAGCACATGCTCTTGTTTCCATGCCTATGACTTACATGTCCCTTTAACAGGTATTCCCCCAAAGAGTCTTGTTACCCCAGTTGGCAACCTAAGCCATGAGCTCACCTCCCTAGGGGCAGCATGGATGGCTGAACCCTGAGTAGGATTTCTCCTCAGGACTTATGGGCTCCCCTTGCCATACACGTACCTGGTCTGCCTATGGATGGTCCTTGTCTGTCCCTGCAGTGATCAGGTGAGGAAGGGAGTCCTTCAGAGAAATCTCAGGGTGCGCCAAATGTGTCCCCCCTCTCAGCTGGTCCTGCTGCTGAATAGAGCTGGTCCCATCTGGGCCACCAAATTGACCTCAGGAATAAACTCTATGACCCAGTGTGAAGTTATAAAACAGGAATGCATTTAGTGGGTGTCGGGTGCAAAGGGGGATCACTCCATCTGCCTTGcacaccagcaagcagaagcattACATATTTCAAAGCCAAGCTCATACTTATTCAATAAATTTCCTGGAGTCCAACTACTTATTCACTGTTTCCAGTAACTCTTTTACATACTGCCTCTCCCTCTGGCACATGCATAGTTTGTAGTGGGTGGACTCCCTTCAGTGTTCGTGGGGATGAAGTCAGATGTCTTTCTCGCGAAGGTTCAAAGTCTTCCTCGCTCTGTCCTTTTTACCCTGTCATGTTTGATAGAAGTTGCCTGGTCCTGGACAGCTTCTTGGGCAATGCTCCCTTTAGTATGCAGGATGTTCTTCCTTTATGTTAATTACACATCCTACTTGTTTATGGGCACACGTAACTAACTTTTGACTTTGAGATTAACTCTTTTACTGTATCAGTTTGTCCTAACAGATTGTGTTTGCCTAGCAGAAGTGGAAATGCCTCATCTGGAAAGCTCTTCTCCTGACccttaataaaaaagacatgcagacaaggacagggaacCTCTGAATTCCCATTTGCAGGGCCATCATTCAGCTGAGGCAGTCAGTGCAGGTGTCTCATCTCCAGATGTAAAACCCTGGGGTTGAAAAGGGATTCAGTTCCCCACGGCTGTTCCAAACATTGtgataagaaaatgaatcaaattcTTCCCAAGGAAGATGCACTAtgccaggaggtacagccctgtggtcactccaGGCCCTCCGATGAGCCCAGTGGCGGCTCCAACTTCAGTGACaggtcctgtggtgattccagctctggcaatgagctctgcagttgctctaAGTCCTGGAACAGCCCAACAGTTGCTTCAtctcctacagtgaaccctatggctgttaaaacccctgcagCAGGTCCT from Excalfactoria chinensis isolate bCotChi1 unplaced genomic scaffold, bCotChi1.hap2 Scaffold_68, whole genome shotgun sequence carries:
- the LOC140265169 gene encoding olfactory receptor 14J1-like; this translates as MPNSSSISEFLLLPLADTRQLQLLHFWLLLGIYLAALLGNGLISTAVACDRRLHTPMYFFLLNLALLDLGCISTTLPKAMANALWDTRAISYAGCAAQLFCFVFFLSAECSLLTIMSYDRYVAICKPLHYGTLMDSRACATMAAAAWGAGVLYSLLHTASTFSLPLCQGNVVNQFFCEIPQILKLSCSESNLREVVLIIFSISLVFGCFVFIVVSYVQIFVAVLRMPSEQGQHKAFSTCLPHLAVVSLFLSTAFFAHLKPPSISSPLLDLTVALLYAVVPPTLNPIIYSMRNREIMHSLRKLLQYALFQLP